In bacterium, the genomic window TGCGGCGGCCGTCCGGACTCCAGATGGGATTCTCGTCTTTGGCTGTGTTATTCGTTAGCTGGGTTACGTTGCCCCCGTCGGCGTCCATTACGAAGATTTCGAAGTCCCCGTCGCGGTCGGAGTGGAAGGCGATGCGGCGGCCGTCCGGACTCCAGGAGGGATACCGGTCATTGCTTGTGTTGTGGGTCAACTGGGTCTGGTTGCGCCCGTCGGCGTCCATCACGAAGATTTCCCAGTCCCCGTCGCGGTCGGAGGAGAAGGCGATGCGGCGGCCGTCGGGACTCAAGTGGGGCTGACTGTCCGAGCTACTGTTGTAGGTCAACTGGGTTACGTTGCCTCCGTCTGCGTCACGCACGAAGATTTCGGGGTCCCCGTCGCGGCCGGACATGAAGAAGATGCGGCCCGCGCCGGAGGTGCCCGATGAGTAGCCGCCACCGCCCGAGGTTCCGCTGTAAGGCAGGCCGGTGAGCGCCGCCGCCAGCCTGCGGCACACGTCGGGCAGGCCCGATTGGCTGTTGGTGCTCTCCGTCTTGCCCAGGACCGCCTCCGCCGTCTCCACATTAATAAAGCGAAGCGTGACGGTGTAGGTGCCGCCGAGGACCGAGACGCTGCCCAGGGCGACATAGTCCGCCCCCACCAACTTGCCGAACTCGGCGATGGTGCTCTCATCCACCATACCCGACAACTGGAAGGCGTGCTCCTCGAGCACCTTGTCGAGCTGCGCCCTCTCGATGACCCGGAACCGCCCGGTATCAATTACTTCCGTGCGCAGGATGTCGGAGACGGCGTCGGCAAGCTCCTTGGCGCAGAGCTTGGCCTCCAGGTCAACGATGGCGATGGCGGGCTGCTCGGCCAGCCCAGCGAACACCAGTAAAGCCAGTAGAATTATCAGTGTACGCATAATCCACCTTTTTCGAAGGTAGCCCTCACCCCGGCCCGTCGGCGCGCCGCTCCCACAGGGAGAGGGGGAACTGTTCTACACCTCACCCCGGCCCGTAAGCGCGCTTCCCCCCAGAGGGGGGAGGGGGTGGGTTTTTCACGCGCCGAAGATTTCCGTAAGGCCGCCGGACCAGAGCCCGCGCAGCTCGTCGAGATTTTCCGCCACCAGTATACGCTTACCCAGGGTCAGGGTGAAGCGCCGCTCGTCGGTGGTCCGTCCGAGGAGCGCCGCCGAGCATCCCCTTTCCTTGAAAAACTCCACCGCAGCCGCGCCCTCCGCCGCCCGGACGGTCAGGACGTACCCCGGGGCCTCGTTATAAAGCAGCGCCTCGGGTTCGAGCCGGTTCGCAATTTCGCCAAAATCCGCCTCCAGGCCCACGCCGCCGGAAAGGTACGTCCCCAGGGCGATTTCCGCCAGGCAGAGCGCCAGGCCGCCGTCTGAAACGTCGTGGCAGGCGACGGCCCTTCCGCTTCCGACGAATTCGACGATGGCGTTCAATTCGGTGCGCCAGCGATCCAACTCCGCCGGGGGCGGCTCGCCGATTACATCGCCGTAAACCGTCTCGTAATACAGGCTCCCGCCCAGCTCCGGCCTTCTTTTCCCGATGAAGACGACCTCCTCGCCGGGAGCCAGGGCGCTCTGGCCCGTGGCGTTGCGCGCATCCTGGATTACCCCCACGCAGGCGATTACGGGCGAGGGCGGGACGGCCCTCCCCTGGGCCGATTGGTTGTAGAAGCTGACGTTGCCGGAGACCACGGGCAGCGGCGCGCCGGGATGGCCGATGAGCCCCAGCCCCCGGCAGGCGTCACCGATCCCCCGCAGCCCCTCGGCGAACTCCTGGAATATTTGCGGCTTCTCCGGGTTGCCGTAATTCAGGCAGTCGGTGATGGCCGCCGGCGCGGCCCCGGTGCAGGCCACGTTGCGGGCGGCCTCGGCCACGGCGTGCACAGCGCCCAGGTACGGGTCCACCTCGCCCAGGCGCGGGTTGCCGTCGGCGGTCATGGCCACCCCCGCGGGGCAGCCCGCGAGCGGCATCACCACCCCGGCGTCGGCCTCCCCGGGCCGCAGGACCGTGCGCCCCTGCACCTCGCAGTCGTATCGCTTGAAGATGGGGTAGCGGGAGCAGCCGTTGGGCGAGGCGAGCATCTTTCGCAAAACCGCGCCCCAGGTCAGGCCGGGTCTCGGCCTCGCGGGTGTCGTTTTAGGCGCGGGCGGTGTGCGGGGGCGGTCGTGGCGTATCCCGTGGGTGACGGCCCGGGTGCTGACGTCGCAGACTAAAATTTCCTCCGCCGCGGTCCCCTTCCACAACAGGCGGTAGCGGTCCTCGGGCAGAATCTCGCCGATGACGGTCGCCGCCGCGCCCACCGCCGCCTTCCCCAGCTCCCAATCCTCGTTGAATATTTTACAAAAAGCCTCCGCCGCCCCGGCCGGCACGGCGTACATGTAGCGTTCCTGGGTCTCGCCGCACGCTATTATGTAGGGCGGGAGGTTTTGCATGGAGACCGGGACTTTATCGAGGTGGACGTCTGCGCCGAGGCCCGCCGCCGCGGCCATCTCGCTCGTGGCGCAGGCGATGCCCCCCGCCCCCAGGTCCTTCATCCCGAAGGCGAGGCCCAATTCCCGCAGGTGGCGCCAGGCCGCCTTGTTCGCCTCGGTCAGCACCCGCGACAAAAAGGGGTCGGGCACCTGCACCGCCCCGCGGTTCTCCTCGTCGGAGTCCAGGTCCACGCTGGCGAAGGCCGCCCCGCCGAAGCCGGAGTCGTCCGTGGCCTTGCCGACCAGGACGTAGACGTAGGGCGCCAGGCGGGCCTCGTCGGGCACGCGGCTGTGGATTATCTCGTCGGCGCGCACCAGCCCCACCGCCACCACGTTCACCAGGCAGTTGTCGTCGAATCTCTTGGTGAAGTAGGCGTCACCGCCCAGGTTGGGCACCCCCAGCGGGTTGCCGTACTGCCAGATGCCGTCCACCACGCCGGCGGCTATCTCCGCCGAGCGCGTCCCCACGGGCCCGGCCGGGTCGCCGAACCGCAGCGGGTCCAGCACGGCGAAGACCTCGCCCCCCATGCAGTACACGTCGCGGACGATGCCGCCGATGCCGGTGGCCGCCCCCTCGTTGGGCACCACCTGGCTCGGGTGGTTGTGGCTCTCGTGGGCGAAGACGATGCCGTACCGCACGCCTTTGTGGACGGTGAACTCGACGATGCCGGCGTCCTCGGCGGGGCCCTGAATCACGTTGGGGCCGTCCGTGGGGAGGTGCTCGGCGAGGAGCGCCCGGCTCGATTTGTACGAGCAGTGCTCGCTCCACATGATGTTGAACAGGTGCGCCTCGGCCAGGGTCGGCTCCCGGCCCAGGAGTTTCACCAGCTCTCGCGCCTCGTGGGGGGTGAGGTGGATGCCGATTCCGGCGAGGATTTTCTTGACCTCGGCGTCCGAGAGGCCGGAGAGGGCGAGCGGTTCGTCGGGGCGGTTCATAGGCTTAAGTGGTGGATACTCTTCGAGTTATGTCGCAGCAAATCATACCCCCGCCCAGCGGGAATGTCAACGCGGGCCGGGGGTGATAGAATCGTCCGGTCATGGCAGACCGGCGCGAAGGTCTTCGTCAGTTCATCCGCCACCCCGTGATGGGGCTGGTTCTCCTGGCGTGCATCGCGGGGGGCGCGGCGGTGGGGTTCTGGATCGAGCCGGTGGTGGGCTGGCTCTGCGTGGGGGTCTTCGCCGCCGGGCTCCTGGTCCGCCTGGTCCGCTGGATTACCGCCCGGCGGAGGGCGGACTAACCCTCCGCCTCGGCCAGCCTCCTGGTGACCAGGTCCGCGAAGAGGTCCACCGCCCGCCCCGGCACGCTCTCCGGCAGCTCCAGGACTATCTTCCCCCCCAGCGCCGGCAGCACCACCAGCCGGTGCCGAACCCGGTCGGTGTCCCGCCGCAGGTACAGCACCAGCAGCGAGACCAGCACCAGACCCACCCCCAGCACCATCCGCCAGAGATTGGCCAGCGGCACGAGCCACAGCACGGCGGTCAGGGCCAACAGGACCAGCATGGCCGCCACCAGCCGCCAGGGGCCGAAGACGACCCGGCTGCGCGACCGCACGCCGTGGACCTCGTCCAGGGTGAGCCTGCGCCAGCCGCCTTCGAGGCCGAAGAGGTGCAGCTCGTTCCCGGCGAGGACGG contains:
- a CDS encoding CsgG/HfaB family protein; this encodes MRTLIILLALLVFAGLAEQPAIAIVDLEAKLCAKELADAVSDILRTEVIDTGRFRVIERAQLDKVLEEHAFQLSGMVDESTIAEFGKLVGADYVALGSVSVLGGTYTVTLRFINVETAEAVLGKTESTNSQSGLPDVCRRLAAALTGLPYSGTSGGGGYSSGTSGAGRIFFMSGRDGDPEIFVRDADGGNVTQLTYNSSSDSQPHLSPDGRRIAFSSDRDGDWEIFVMDADGRNQTQLTHNTSNDRYPSWSPDGRRIAFHSDRDGDFEIFVMDADGGNVTQLTNNTAKDENPIWSPDGRRITFHSYRDGDEVIIVMDADGRNQQLQR
- the purL gene encoding phosphoribosylformylglycinamidine synthase subunit PurL, coding for MNRPDEPLALSGLSDAEVKKILAGIGIHLTPHEARELVKLLGREPTLAEAHLFNIMWSEHCSYKSSRALLAEHLPTDGPNVIQGPAEDAGIVEFTVHKGVRYGIVFAHESHNHPSQVVPNEGAATGIGGIVRDVYCMGGEVFAVLDPLRFGDPAGPVGTRSAEIAAGVVDGIWQYGNPLGVPNLGGDAYFTKRFDDNCLVNVVAVGLVRADEIIHSRVPDEARLAPYVYVLVGKATDDSGFGGAAFASVDLDSDEENRGAVQVPDPFLSRVLTEANKAAWRHLRELGLAFGMKDLGAGGIACATSEMAAAAGLGADVHLDKVPVSMQNLPPYIIACGETQERYMYAVPAGAAEAFCKIFNEDWELGKAAVGAAATVIGEILPEDRYRLLWKGTAAEEILVCDVSTRAVTHGIRHDRPRTPPAPKTTPARPRPGLTWGAVLRKMLASPNGCSRYPIFKRYDCEVQGRTVLRPGEADAGVVMPLAGCPAGVAMTADGNPRLGEVDPYLGAVHAVAEAARNVACTGAAPAAITDCLNYGNPEKPQIFQEFAEGLRGIGDACRGLGLIGHPGAPLPVVSGNVSFYNQSAQGRAVPPSPVIACVGVIQDARNATGQSALAPGEEVVFIGKRRPELGGSLYYETVYGDVIGEPPPAELDRWRTELNAIVEFVGSGRAVACHDVSDGGLALCLAEIALGTYLSGGVGLEADFGEIANRLEPEALLYNEAPGYVLTVRAAEGAAAVEFFKERGCSAALLGRTTDERRFTLTLGKRILVAENLDELRGLWSGGLTEIFGA